One part of the Alistipes onderdonkii genome encodes these proteins:
- a CDS encoding alkaline phosphatase, with protein sequence MKKAFLFLALCLLGAGRAAAAEPVDSVRNVIYMIGDGMGLAHVSMLAVEGGYAPTAFDRAQGIALISTYSANNRVTDSAAAGTALACGSKTNNGTLGLDPRGGRLQSLIEWAVAEGMPAGIAVKCHLQHATPAAFYAHVPDRGDEKAITRDLLASNIDVLIGAGRRLEKESPEGGSYRDAFGRRGYAVAGSLEEAEPVRAGRLLCAVTDENIPKTIRREDYLRCATQKALEILAHNADSVGRGFVLMVEGSLIDGASHGNDAEKILAEMRDFERAVAAAMDFADRTPGTLVVVTADHETGGLAIPSCDGDFTRSESGIRYVFGSKSHTATYVPVYLYGTGAGHIAGIMDNTQLARRVMALLGKE encoded by the coding sequence ATGAAGAAAGCATTTTTGTTTCTGGCGTTGTGCCTGCTCGGTGCAGGCCGCGCAGCGGCTGCGGAACCCGTCGACAGTGTCCGCAATGTGATTTATATGATCGGCGACGGCATGGGCCTGGCGCATGTTTCGATGCTCGCCGTCGAAGGCGGCTATGCCCCGACGGCTTTCGACCGGGCACAGGGTATTGCCCTGATCTCGACCTATTCGGCCAACAACCGGGTGACGGATTCCGCGGCTGCGGGGACGGCGCTGGCATGCGGGAGCAAGACGAATAACGGTACGTTGGGGCTGGATCCCCGGGGCGGGCGTCTGCAGTCGCTCATCGAGTGGGCGGTGGCCGAAGGGATGCCTGCGGGGATTGCCGTGAAATGCCATCTCCAGCATGCCACCCCTGCTGCATTTTACGCGCATGTCCCGGATCGGGGCGACGAAAAGGCCATTACGCGCGACCTGCTGGCGAGCAATATCGACGTGCTCATAGGTGCCGGCAGGCGGCTCGAAAAGGAGTCCCCCGAGGGCGGTTCGTATCGTGATGCGTTCGGCCGCCGCGGCTATGCGGTCGCCGGTTCGCTCGAAGAGGCGGAGCCCGTTCGTGCGGGACGATTGCTGTGTGCCGTGACCGATGAAAATATCCCGAAGACGATCCGGCGCGAAGATTACCTGCGCTGCGCCACGCAGAAGGCACTGGAAATACTCGCCCATAATGCCGATTCCGTCGGCCGCGGCTTTGTGCTGATGGTCGAGGGCTCGCTTATCGACGGTGCGTCGCACGGTAACGATGCGGAGAAGATACTGGCCGAAATGCGCGATTTCGAGCGTGCCGTGGCTGCGGCGATGGACTTTGCCGACCGCACGCCGGGGACGCTGGTCGTAGTGACGGCCGACCATGAAACCGGGGGGCTCGCCATCCCGAGCTGCGACGGTGATTTTACCCGCTCCGAGAGCGGTATCCGATATGTTTTCGGATCCAAAAGCCACACGGCGACCTACGTCCCCGTTTACCTTTATGGTACGGGTGCGGGGCATATTGCTGGAATAATGGACAACACGCAACTCGCCCGGCGGGTCATGGCGCTGCTCGGGAAGGAGTAG